The window TtgtagaagtattttttttaaatgagtaaaagtatttttattagAGAAGAGATTATAACAATAGAGGCTAAGGTATCCTCACATACAAGTAAATGACAAAAGGTATTCAGTGATAGCATATGAATTAGCAACCTCCTGGATTTGTTGCTCAAGAGTGGAGTGTGGTTTAGTATGTAAAGTGCTGATCTCTGTATGGGCTAAAATTTAGTCACATTGTGCTTGTGCTTGACTTTGGATTGGATACATTCTTTTATGAATCACACCATATTGTAccttttaacttattttaaattggTCAAGACAAACATGTATTTGTTGGTGAGGCAAACTTGTACCTTCATTTGGTACTTGGTAATATTAGTCCAATGTTTTAGCTAGTACTATTTTAAGTAAATGCAGAACACATTGAATAGGTTTGCACCATCATCTGATCCATCGTTGACGATCAAGTTTTATGAGAGAACTCCTGAGCAGCAAGCATCATTGGGATACCTTGTTGATTCTGCACAGGCTGAAGGAACTCATGTTGATGCCCCGGGAGGCGGAGAAGCTGTGACTACTGATCAAGTGAGGAGAGAACCACATGGATCAGTAGGGGCAACAGCTGGCCATCGTGCCATTGCACAGAGTAACAGTGCAGAAATTGCTGAAGCCTTGTTTCGATATACTGCACCAGAAGAGGTACAATTGCTGAACTATATAGTTCTGTGTACTGAGCTTTGGCCTTATGTGTTTGTTTATTCAATGTCAAGTTGCTGCCTTTTTTTGACAGGTGATGACTTTCCCTTCTACTTGTGGTGCCTGTGCTGCTAGTTGTGAGACTCGAATGTTTGTCACCAGTATCCTCTTAGCACTTTTCATACTTCCCTTGGGATATTGTTTGATTATGTTACATTTCTTTAGAAGGATTCTGTCATTTTAAGCTCGATGTAAAATTTATTGGGTTAAAGAAGATTTATATTGTGTATGCAAGAGTACATAGCTTTGTGgggtaaaataaaattatataaactattggggcttatttttttttattccatgTTTGTATTTCAGTTGAAATTTGGAGCTTTAGCACCTTTTTGATCTGCAAAAAGTGAAATTACATAAAATAGGGGatagtttttctttatttcaactTCCGTTGTGATTCTATGTTTCATGTATTTCAGTTGAAACTTGAAGCTTAGTGTCATCTACTTGGTGCTGAATAGTTTTTGGATAACCATGTGTTCTATTAAAAATCCTGAACATGATCTACTttcaaatttcagaaacttGACTATGGATTTATGCTAGCTACACAACATTAATTTCAAATGAAACATCTGTCTACAGTGTTGCATGTATTCTGATTGCTGATAGGGTAAAAACTAGATAATATTTATTTGCTTGCTTGATAACGGTCATACTCTTCAAAATATGCCATGTGCCAATTTTATATTCTATATTATTGCTTAGCAATTTCCGGCATTTCTTCCACAAGCTGTTGATCTTAACAATGGACAGATATTCCTTACTTCCAAGAAGTAATTGTTATGGCATCCACATGTGATGCTTGTGGCTACCGCAACTCTGAGGTATGCTGATTTCTTGAGTGTAGCTCTGTCTTTTTAGGGCTggaataaacattaattttccATCTTGCAGTTGAAACCTGGTGGACGAATTcctgaaaaaggaaaaataattacTCTTTCTGTGAAAAATGTCAATGACCTGAGCCGTGATGTAATAAAGGTCTGTAATTCTTTGTGATCTTAACTAATTTCAACCCATCAGTTTCTTAATTTGTATATGTTTAGTGATGAATCATGGATCTTGTAGTTTATCCTTGCAtttagagagcatatattttttcttgtttctaGTATGTAATTACTACAAATTGGGATCAGTAAAAGAAATCTCATTAGAAAAGAAGGTAGTTTGGACTTTGGTTATTGAGCTACTCAAATGTAGGGAAAAATGTAAGCTTCCAAACCTGTTTTGCAGAAAGTGTAAAGTAACTAAGGATAAAAACTAATCATGAGTACTCTTTCAGTGCCACTTTAAAGTTTTGCAATTTATTTTGACATCTCCCTTGCATGAAGCTATAGCATTTTAAGGAATCAAATTCGCATTTTGGGGTTTTTAGAAGCCTGAAATGATTTTTTCATCAAGAGATAACCTAGAAACGTTAACACCAACATGTACTGTTTTCAATGATATATCAAAAGTTGTAATGATACACACACAGTCTTGCTAAGTTAACCTGTGAAATATGTCCTGATGGTACCCATATAGGCCTGACcatttaaacattattttatgcAATCTGAGATCTATACATTTTATATCTATTGACTGAGTAGTTTGGTTTGATTAGTCTGATACTGCAAGTGTAAAAGTTCCGGAAGTTGACTTGGAGCTGGCAAGCGGAACCCTTGGAGGAATAGTTACAACTGTTGAAGGTTTAATTACAAGAATTAGTGAAAGTAAGTATCCTTCTATCAGTCACACAAACTATATAGGCAGCATCCTAATGAGACAGGAGGAAGGAAAGGACATCGTAGTACCCATACACTTTGTTCAGCTTCAATTGTAACAAAATGatgaaaacatttttcttttcaatagaTCTTTCAATTTTCAACCACTTGAGCatcattatttatttctttcattCCAAATAATCTAtctcaaatatgttttaaaagtCTTCTAAATGCCAAATTTGTATCTGTTTTGGATGGGTGGAGTTTAAACTGTTCTCTTTTGTCATGTTTATGATGTTCCTGATCCCGTGGtgtgatttaatttttaatataatctaTTTATTTTTGCTAGAATGTATCAATGtagaatataattttatgtgATTTGTATGTACAGGCCTTGAGAGGGTCCATGGCTTTACTTTTGGAGACAGTCTTGATGAAAATAGTAGAAGCAAGTGGATAGACTTTAAAGCAAGGCTAAACAAGGTAATACGTGACTATTTTATGAGAGTTGGTTTAAATTTCTCCATATATGTTTACTATATAATTCTATTTATCAGGTTATTATtgcaattttttatatttattctttacaCAATGTTTTGTGGCTGACTGGGAAAAGAGGGAAGAGGAGCAATACATAACTTCAGGCATTGTATATTCTTttgtatttctaaaataatcttGTCTTTATTTCTTGTTCTCTTTTAGGAGGATATGTTGTCCCGTTTTGTACCTCTTTCGACACCTCACTTTGAAAAATTTAGTAAAAAAGAAATGGACGACAAAGAGAATAGGGTTCACGGAATTTTAACCAAATGCATTGTAACAAGAAGGGTCACTTTGAGCAACAAAGACCTGTGGTCATATTCCATGCTACTTTTGGGCTACATTATGCCTCTTTAATACCAGCAACTAATAGACTGCATCGGTCTTTGTGTCTTTGAATTTGAAGGCTTTGATTTGACTTAACCTATTTAAACTTATTGGTTCAAGGTCTTGGATCCCACTTTTTTTATCTGCATTCTTTCATTGTATGCAGCTTCTTAGCTTGGAAGAACCTTGGACTCTAATTCTTGATGATGCATTAGCCAATTCTTTTGTAGCACCTGCAACTGATGATCTGAAAGAGGACAATCAATTAGCTTGTAAGATTTCCAACTCAGACATCAAGCTATACTTTGAGCAGATAAAGTTCACATTTTCTGAGTTGAAATTCTGAATTCCATTTCCATGATGCCAATTCTTTTTCTATACATATGGAAAGTTGAAAcatcaattttttgttccttaaaataTCTTATTCGATTCAACTATCGGAGTTGCTGGGGATCCCGAGTCCAGTATAGACCATCATGtaaataaacaaacaaacagAAGTAGGTTTATTTCAGACATTTCCCCTTGTTGGGACTCGTGTTTCAACCTTTTGCTTTACAGTGTGCCCTGAGTAGCCTGCATAATTGGATTTGTGATGAATCGGTCTAATGTGCTGTATGTGTAAATATGATTCTGATTGTTTAATGCTGTGTTTAAATATGGTGCATAGTTTTTCATGTAAATATATTCATGTTTTGTGGTTTTCTGTTTTGCAATTGGTATTTCTCCAGTTGAGGACTACGAGAGGTCATGGGAACAAAATGAAGAATTAGGTCTGAATGATATGGACACCTCTTCTGCCGAAGTTGGTGATGCACCAACCAATACTTCTAAAACTGAGTGAAGATCATGTAATTTCCTCTCCTCACATCCCAACCAAAACAAATGGAAGTATTTTTGTGATAGTTTGATATCATCGAGAGAATGGAAAAGTCTGTTGTCTTGAGCCTCATTTCATTGGcttattgatatattttaatGTAAGCCCATTAACTTGTATCATCCGTTAGAATAGTTGTCTGAAAAATGTAACTTCGTGAGTTAGTAAGTTaattgctttttatttttatttttctggttTTGTGGCCATCTGATTTTATTTCTTAGagcaattttttcttctttccctTTTAGCACACGGCGATAATTATCAAAGGTTGTTATCAGTGAATGTGAATATTAGTATCAACAAAGTATTTCGATTAAGGATTGGTAGGATATTGAAAATATTCATGGTTAGTAATAAGAAAAGGAagataaggaaaaacagtaaatTAATTATCAACGAGTATTCTCAAAGGTGATGAAAGAGACTtggtttattaattttaaagaacctggcacaaatattttattgagaACATGGAACAAATGACTCACCTATTATTTGTTTGCAACCTTCACGagcataaaatattttgaatttttagatgACTCACCGGACACATCTGCccttgagcctggggggcaagtgtaccggtatggCCGAGACCTTACACGAgttggccgagacgaccgaggGGCGGAGACCtcagaagacttggccgagaggccgagacttTGAACAGTACAAACTCATGGTTGGTGATCGATTCTCTACTGCCGATTCCGATGGCATGAATTCTTGTCTCAACGAGATCAAAGTTTTGGGTATTTTGGCCTTCAACTAGTGTCTCATTGAAACTTTTCAGGTTATTTGCAACTTGTTTGCGTTCAATCACAAGTTGCCTCAGAATTCTTCTAGGTTAAATTTTAATCCGTCTAATCATAGGGTATTTGTTCTCTCTGTGAGTTCAGTGCATTTCTGAGTTTACTGGTTATAGTAACTAGTGTATGTTACAGTTACAAGTTTCTTCCGTGAGAGAAGTGTCCTGGGAAAATATGTAAATTTGCGCCTTTGTAAAATAATACTAGATAGATTATTTCTGGTTATAGGAGACATAATTTGCGCCACCAAGTCTCAATGCTTGGCCGACTTCTCGGCCGACCGattgcccgcttgctcgattaacatcgcccGTTCTTGTTCGATTAAAATCACAATTAAAAGGCCGACCGCCCCAATCCAACTTATTTGATCTCCCCCAGGGGCACGTCACACCTCGAGAAATGGAATAACCGCACGATCAAGTGAAACCGACCTGAaaaggtcaaacggatgagtattcgcccacgaaaagaatcaaacagcttcgcacacaaacgaaccttcctttcagccctggcagtgatcaataaaaaatttattgccaatcttgtgggacgaatctgggcctcaaacctca is drawn from Phaseolus vulgaris cultivar G19833 unplaced genomic scaffold, P. vulgaris v2.0 scaffold_73, whole genome shotgun sequence and contains these coding sequences:
- the LOC137817463 gene encoding uncharacterized protein, with translation MEGNAKSDQIVDVGSVVEAVSADDGDAPLYSLESLCMRCGENGITRFLLTLIPHFRKILLSAFECPHCGERNNEVQFAGEIQPRGCCYTLKIPSGEQKMLNRQVVKSESATIKIPELDFEIPPEAQRGSLSTVEGILMRATDELQALQEERKKVAPETAGAIDQFLVKLRACATGESCITFILDDPVGNSFIENPFAPSSDPSLTIKFYERTPEQQASLGYLVDSAQAEGTHVDAPGGGEAVTTDQVRREPHGSVGATAGHRAIAQSNSAEIAEALFRYTAPEEVMTFPSTCGACAASCETRMFVTNIPYFQEVIVMASTCDACGYRNSELKPGGRIPEKGKIITLSVKNVNDLSRDVIKSDTASVKVPEVDLELASGTLGGIVTTVEGLITRISESLERVHGFTFGDSLDENSRSKWIDFKARLNKLLSLEEPWTLILDDALANSFVAPATDDLKEDNQLAFEDYERSWEQNEELGLNDMDTSSAEVGDAPTNTSKTE